The following proteins are co-located in the Malus sylvestris chromosome 13, drMalSylv7.2, whole genome shotgun sequence genome:
- the LOC126595578 gene encoding importin subunit alpha-2-like isoform X2, which yields MSLRPSARTEVRRNRYKVAVDADEGRRRREDNMVEIRKSKREESLLKKRREGLQAQQFAPSLQPSNLEKKLESLPAMVAGVWSDDNSLQLESTTQFRKLLSIERSPPIEEVIQSGVVPRFVAFLMREDFPQLQFEAAWALTNIASGTSENTKVVIEQGAVPIFVKLLASPSDDVREQAVWALGNVAGDSPRCRDLVLSSGALMPLLAQLNEHAKLSMLRNATWTLSNFCRGKPQPPFDQVKPALPALERLVHSNDEEVLTDACWALSYLSDGTNDKIQAVIEAGVCVRLVQLLLHPSPSVLIPALRTVGNIVTGDDLQTQSVIEAGLIGPLVNLLQHAEFDIKKEAAWAISNATSGGTPDQIKYLVGEGCIKPLCDLLVCPDPRIVTVCLEGLENILKVGEAEKAAGNSEVNLYAQLVDDAEGLEKIENLQSHDNTEIYEKSVKILETYWLEEDEETLPAGDGSQPGFRFGGSEVQVPSGGFNFS from the exons ATGTCGCTGAGGCCGAGCGCGAGGACCGAGGTCCGCCGGAACCGCTACAAGGTGGCGGTGGACGCCGATGAGGGTCGTCGCAGGAGAGAGGACAACATGGTGGAGATCCGGAAGAGCAAGCGCGAAGAGAGCTTGCTGAAGAAGCGTCGCGAAGGCCTCCAAGCGCAACAATTCGCGCCATCTCTCCAGCCATCAAATCTCGAGAAGAAG TTAGAGAGTCTACCTGCCATGGTTGCTGGGGTTTGGTCTGACGACAACAGTTTGCAGCTGGAGTCCACTACTCAGTTCCGAAAACTGCTTTCGATTG AACGAAGCCCTCCGATTGAGGAAGTTATCCAATCAGGAGTTGTTCCCCGCTTTGTGGCATTCCTCATGAGGGAGGATTTTCCGCAACTTCAG TTCGAGGCTGCTTGGGCTCTTACAAACATAGCGTCAGGAACCTCAGAGAACACCAAGGTGGTGATTGAGCAGGGGGCAGTCCCAATCTTTGTAAAGCTTCTTGCTTCTCCGAGTGATGATGTTAGGGAGCAG GCTGTGTGGGCATTGGGAAATGTTGCTGGTGATTCCCCTAGATGTCGTGATCTTGTCCTCAGCAGTGGAGCCTTGATGCCGTTGCTTGCTCAGTTGAATGAGCATGCAAAGCTTTCAATGCTGAGAAATGCAACATGGACACTGTCTAACTTTTGCAGGGGCAAGCCACAGCCTCCATTTGACCAG GTGAAGCCAGCACTTCCAGCTcttgaacgtttagttcattcCAATGATGAAGAAGTCTTGACAGATGCCTGCTGGGCACTCTCGTATCTCTCGGATGGCACGAATGACAAAATCCAAGCTGTGATTGAGGCAGGTGTCTGTGTCCGACTTGTGCAGCTCCTCTT ACATCCATCTCCTTCTGTTCTCATTCCTGCACTTCGCACTGTTGGTAATATTGTGACCGGAGATGATCTTCAGACTCAG TCTGTAATTGAAGCTGGTTTGATTGGTCCTCTGGTCAACTTACTCCAACATgctgagtttgacataaagaAAGAAGCTGCATGGGCAATCTCAAATGCTACTTCTGGTGGCACTCCTGATCAAATCAA GTACCTGGTTGGCGAAGGCTGTATAAAACCATTGTGTGATCTTCTTGTATGCCCTGATCCAAGGATCGTCACCGTCTGTTTAGAGGGGTTGGAGAACATTCTGAAGGTTGGGGAAGCTGAAAAAGCTGCGGGTAACAGTGAAGTTAATTTGTATGCCCAGCTGGTTGATGATGCTGAGGGTCTAGAAAAGATTGAAAATCTACAGAGTCACGACAACACTGAGATCTATGAGAAGTCTGTAAAAATTCTGGAGACATATTGGTTGGAGGAAGACGAAGAGACATTACCAGCAGGAGACGGATCCCAGCCAGGCTTCCGCTTTGGAGGGAGTGAGGTTCAGGTTCCATCTGGTGGATTCAACTTTAGCTGA
- the LOC126595578 gene encoding importin subunit alpha-2-like isoform X1, producing MSLRPSARTEVRRNRYKVAVDADEGRRRREDNMVEIRKSKREESLLKKRREGLQAQQFAPSLQPSNLEKKLESLPAMVAGVWSDDNSLQLESTTQFRKLLSIERSPPIEEVIQSGVVPRFVAFLMREDFPQLQFEAAWALTNIASGTSENTKVVIEQGAVPIFVKLLASPSDDVREQAVWALGNVAGDSPRCRDLVLSSGALMPLLAQLNEHAKLSMLRNATWTLSNFCRGKPQPPFDQVKPALPALERLVHSNDEEVLTDACWALSYLSDGTNDKIQAVIEAGVCVRLVQLLLHPSPSVLIPALRTVGNIVTGDDLQTQCIINNGSLPCLLSLLTHNHKKSIKKEACWTISNITAGNRDQIQSVIEAGLIGPLVNLLQHAEFDIKKEAAWAISNATSGGTPDQIKYLVGEGCIKPLCDLLVCPDPRIVTVCLEGLENILKVGEAEKAAGNSEVNLYAQLVDDAEGLEKIENLQSHDNTEIYEKSVKILETYWLEEDEETLPAGDGSQPGFRFGGSEVQVPSGGFNFS from the exons ATGTCGCTGAGGCCGAGCGCGAGGACCGAGGTCCGCCGGAACCGCTACAAGGTGGCGGTGGACGCCGATGAGGGTCGTCGCAGGAGAGAGGACAACATGGTGGAGATCCGGAAGAGCAAGCGCGAAGAGAGCTTGCTGAAGAAGCGTCGCGAAGGCCTCCAAGCGCAACAATTCGCGCCATCTCTCCAGCCATCAAATCTCGAGAAGAAG TTAGAGAGTCTACCTGCCATGGTTGCTGGGGTTTGGTCTGACGACAACAGTTTGCAGCTGGAGTCCACTACTCAGTTCCGAAAACTGCTTTCGATTG AACGAAGCCCTCCGATTGAGGAAGTTATCCAATCAGGAGTTGTTCCCCGCTTTGTGGCATTCCTCATGAGGGAGGATTTTCCGCAACTTCAG TTCGAGGCTGCTTGGGCTCTTACAAACATAGCGTCAGGAACCTCAGAGAACACCAAGGTGGTGATTGAGCAGGGGGCAGTCCCAATCTTTGTAAAGCTTCTTGCTTCTCCGAGTGATGATGTTAGGGAGCAG GCTGTGTGGGCATTGGGAAATGTTGCTGGTGATTCCCCTAGATGTCGTGATCTTGTCCTCAGCAGTGGAGCCTTGATGCCGTTGCTTGCTCAGTTGAATGAGCATGCAAAGCTTTCAATGCTGAGAAATGCAACATGGACACTGTCTAACTTTTGCAGGGGCAAGCCACAGCCTCCATTTGACCAG GTGAAGCCAGCACTTCCAGCTcttgaacgtttagttcattcCAATGATGAAGAAGTCTTGACAGATGCCTGCTGGGCACTCTCGTATCTCTCGGATGGCACGAATGACAAAATCCAAGCTGTGATTGAGGCAGGTGTCTGTGTCCGACTTGTGCAGCTCCTCTT ACATCCATCTCCTTCTGTTCTCATTCCTGCACTTCGCACTGTTGGTAATATTGTGACCGGAGATGATCTTCAGACTCAG TGTATCATCAACAATGGTTCACTCCCATGCCTTCTGAGCCTGCTGACTCATAATCATAAAAAGAGCATCAAGAAAGAAGCTTGCTGGACAATCTCAAATATTACAGCTGGAAACAGGGATCAAATACAg TCTGTAATTGAAGCTGGTTTGATTGGTCCTCTGGTCAACTTACTCCAACATgctgagtttgacataaagaAAGAAGCTGCATGGGCAATCTCAAATGCTACTTCTGGTGGCACTCCTGATCAAATCAA GTACCTGGTTGGCGAAGGCTGTATAAAACCATTGTGTGATCTTCTTGTATGCCCTGATCCAAGGATCGTCACCGTCTGTTTAGAGGGGTTGGAGAACATTCTGAAGGTTGGGGAAGCTGAAAAAGCTGCGGGTAACAGTGAAGTTAATTTGTATGCCCAGCTGGTTGATGATGCTGAGGGTCTAGAAAAGATTGAAAATCTACAGAGTCACGACAACACTGAGATCTATGAGAAGTCTGTAAAAATTCTGGAGACATATTGGTTGGAGGAAGACGAAGAGACATTACCAGCAGGAGACGGATCCCAGCCAGGCTTCCGCTTTGGAGGGAGTGAGGTTCAGGTTCCATCTGGTGGATTCAACTTTAGCTGA
- the LOC126595606 gene encoding GATA transcription factor 15-like yields the protein MLDPSDKGSESEEMTIKTPDAASSEEGFKKTCADCGTSKTPLWRGGPAGPKSLCNACGIRSRKKRRAILGLNKENPNDKKGKKNKQLGDGLKQRLLALGREVLMQRSTVERQRRKLGEEEQAAVLLMALSYGSVYA from the exons ATGTTGGATCCAAGCGATAAA GGATCGGAGTCGGAGGAAATGACTATCAAAACCCCAGATGCTGCGTCATCGGAGGAAGGCTTTAAGAAGACCTGCGCCGACTGCGGAACCTCCAAAACCCCTCTGTGGAGAGGCGGTCCGGCGGGCCCTAAG TCGCTATGCAATGCATGCGGGATCAGAAGCAGGAAGAAAAGGAGGGCTATTTTGGGATTAAACAAAGAAAACCCCAACGATAAAAAGGGCAAGAAGAACAAGCAGCTCGGTGACGGCTTGAAGCAGCGTCTGTTGGCTCTAGGAAGGGAGGTTTTGATGCAGCGATCGACGGTGGAGAGGCAGCGGAGGAAGCTCGGCGAGGAAGAACAAGCGGCGGTGCTGCTGATGGCGCTCTCATATGGCTCTGTCTATGCTTAA
- the LOC126595584 gene encoding uncharacterized protein LOC126595584 translates to MPKIMAVTHADLSPSRPTTGLGSKTGAFIMVLTILCGLFCFILSLIAEATRSKVTWLSSDEGEGGGVNECVYSGSGKTPLLCATSAFLGLSVIMVVEHGYMLFAISNSPPAALVFWEPNYSGPAKSLKWQAAFFFVATWVCFATGDILLLIGVSVESGHLRKWSRPRPSCLVLRDGVLSAAGVFALTTVFLAAGLYLTALRAQRISQHQETLWRGVIEASVLYASPPTSPPLTTIPRENPSFRESHIDQPPLIVNPTALSKQLNF, encoded by the exons ATGCCAAAGATAATGGCAGTCACACATGCAGACCTCTCACCAAGTCGTCCAACCACCGGTTTAGGTAGCAAAACCGGCGCTTTCATCATGGTCTTAACCATTCTCTGCGGCCTCTTCTGCTTCATCCTATCTCTAATTGCTGAAGCTACCCGTTCCAAG GTAACATGGTTGAGCAGTGATGAAGGGGAGGGGGGCGGGGTAAATGAATGTGTATACAGCGGCAGCGGGAAAACGCCGCTGCTATGTGCGACCAGTGCATTTCTGGGACTTTCGGTTATCATGGTGGTGGAACATGGATACATGTTGTTTGCAATTAGTAACTCACCTCCAGCAGCCTTGGTTTTTTGGGAGCCTAATTATTCTGGTCCTGCAAAGAGCTTGAAATGGCAAGCTGCCTTTTTCTTTGTTGCAACTTG ggtttgttttgctACTGGAGATATCTTGCTATTGATCGGGGTAAGTGTGGAGTCCGGGCACTTGAGAAAATGGTCCAGACCAAGACCCAGTTGCCTTGTCCTCAGAGACGGCGTGTTATCTGCTGCCGGGGTGTTTGCTTTGACAACAGTTTTCCTTGCTGCTGGGTTATACTTGACTGCATTGAGAGCACAAAGAATCTCCCAACACCAAGAAACTCTGTGGAGAGGGGTGATCGAGGCCTCCGTACTCTATGCATCTCCGCCAACGTCACCTCCTCTCACAACCATTCCTAGGGAGAACCCCTCGTTTAGAGAAAGTCACATTGATCAGCCGCCGTTGATTGTGAATCCGACGGCTCTTAGCAAACAGTTAAATTTTTAA